In Coregonus clupeaformis isolate EN_2021a chromosome 32, ASM2061545v1, whole genome shotgun sequence, the following are encoded in one genomic region:
- the anp32a gene encoding acidic leucine-rich nuclear phosphoprotein 32 family member A isoform X2 has protein sequence MDMKKRIHLELRNRTPSDVKELVLDNCRSNEGKIEGLTDEFEELEFLSTINVGLTSVSNLPKLNKLKKLELSDNRISGGLEVLAEKCPNLTHLNLSGNKIKDLSTIEPLKKLETLKSLDLFNCEVTNLNDYRDNVFKLLPQLTYLDGYDKDDKEAPDSDAEAYVEGLDDEDDDSEEVDEEEEEEEEDEDEDAPPRDKDEEGEEEEEEDLSGEEEEEELDGKESDEDNEEERGQKRKRDLDEEAEEDEDD, from the exons ATGGATATGAAGAAAAGAATCCATCTAGAATTGCGGAATCGCACGCCATCTGAT GTGAAAGAACTGGTGCTCGATAATTGTCGCTCAAATGAAGGCAAAATCGAGGGCCTCACAGATGAATTTGAAGAGTTGGAATTTCTAAGCACAATCAACGTTGGGCTGACTTCGGTCTCCAACTTGCCGAAGCTGAACAAGCTGAAAAAA CTTGAACTCAGCGACAACAGGATCTCAGGTGGGCTGGAAGTGTTGGCGGAGAAATGCCCAAACCTCACACACCTCAACCTGAGCGGCAACAAAATTAAAGACCTCAGCACGATAGAACCTCTG AAAAAATTAGAGACCCTCAAAAGCTTAGACTTGTTCAACTGCGAGGTGACCAATCTCAACGACTACCGAGACAACGTGTTCAAGCTCCTCCCCCAGTTGACGTACCTCGACGGCTACGACAAAGACGACAAGGAGGCGCCAGATTCGGATGCAGAGGCCTATGTGGAGGGActggatgatgaagatgatgacagTGAGG AggtagatgaggaggaggaggaggaggaggaggatgaggatgaagATGCCCCACCAAGGGATAAGGATGAGGAAggtgaagaagaggaagaggaagacctAAGTGGAGAG gaggaagaggaggagttggACGGCAAGGAGAGTGATGAGGACAATGAAG AGGAGCGAGGTCAGAAGAGGAAAAGGGATCTAGACGAGGAAGCGGAGGAGGATGAAGACGACTAA
- the anp32a gene encoding acidic leucine-rich nuclear phosphoprotein 32 family member A isoform X1 produces the protein MDMKKRIHLELRNRTPSDVKELVLDNCRSNEGKIEGLTDEFEELEFLSTINVGLTSVSNLPKLNKLKKLELSDNRISGGLEVLAEKCPNLTHLNLSGNKIKDLSTIEPLKKLETLKSLDLFNCEVTNLNDYRDNVFKLLPQLTYLDGYDKDDKEAPDSDAEAYVEGLDDEDDDSEEVDEEEEEEEEDEDEDAPPRDKDEEGEEEEEEDLSGEEEEEELDGKESDEDNEEEERGQKRKRDLDEEAEEDEDD, from the exons ATGGATATGAAGAAAAGAATCCATCTAGAATTGCGGAATCGCACGCCATCTGAT GTGAAAGAACTGGTGCTCGATAATTGTCGCTCAAATGAAGGCAAAATCGAGGGCCTCACAGATGAATTTGAAGAGTTGGAATTTCTAAGCACAATCAACGTTGGGCTGACTTCGGTCTCCAACTTGCCGAAGCTGAACAAGCTGAAAAAA CTTGAACTCAGCGACAACAGGATCTCAGGTGGGCTGGAAGTGTTGGCGGAGAAATGCCCAAACCTCACACACCTCAACCTGAGCGGCAACAAAATTAAAGACCTCAGCACGATAGAACCTCTG AAAAAATTAGAGACCCTCAAAAGCTTAGACTTGTTCAACTGCGAGGTGACCAATCTCAACGACTACCGAGACAACGTGTTCAAGCTCCTCCCCCAGTTGACGTACCTCGACGGCTACGACAAAGACGACAAGGAGGCGCCAGATTCGGATGCAGAGGCCTATGTGGAGGGActggatgatgaagatgatgacagTGAGG AggtagatgaggaggaggaggaggaggaggaggatgaggatgaagATGCCCCACCAAGGGATAAGGATGAGGAAggtgaagaagaggaagaggaagacctAAGTGGAGAG gaggaagaggaggagttggACGGCAAGGAGAGTGATGAGGACAATGAAG AAGAGGAGCGAGGTCAGAAGAGGAAAAGGGATCTAGACGAGGAAGCGGAGGAGGATGAAGACGACTAA